A genomic stretch from Candidatus Nitrososphaera gargensis Ga9.2 includes:
- a CDS encoding alcohol dehydrogenase — MKAARIIKTKEPLEIKDVGVPKPKNDQVLVRVESAGVCHSDLHLWEGGYAGPQGVFMKVEDRGVKFPLTPGHEIAGTIEEMGESVTGFSKGEKVLVYPWIGEGTCPACRVGEENVCDAPRSLGIYQDGGYSEMVLVPSHKYLVKLQGLDPNSAASLACSGLTAYTAVKKAGAQPGDTLVIVGAGGLGLMAVQIAKSITNARIAIVDIDDKKLAEAKRLGAHEVINSGASDSVKGVKDITNNFGAEAVIDFVNNAKTAPNSLNMLRKRGRLVMVGLFGGSLELNLPLIPLRAFTLTGAYTGKFADLVELVALARMDKIQSVVSRKFTLDQANSALEELKSGKIIGRAVINP; from the coding sequence ATGAAGGCTGCACGGATAATAAAGACAAAAGAGCCGCTTGAAATCAAGGACGTCGGCGTTCCAAAACCAAAGAACGATCAGGTTCTTGTAAGGGTTGAAAGTGCAGGCGTATGTCACAGTGATCTGCACCTGTGGGAAGGTGGGTACGCCGGACCGCAGGGCGTGTTTATGAAGGTTGAGGACCGCGGAGTAAAGTTCCCACTCACCCCCGGCCATGAAATTGCCGGCACGATTGAAGAGATGGGCGAATCGGTCACTGGCTTTTCCAAGGGCGAGAAGGTTCTGGTCTATCCATGGATTGGCGAGGGCACATGCCCTGCATGCAGGGTGGGCGAGGAGAACGTCTGCGATGCCCCGCGCAGCCTCGGCATATACCAAGACGGGGGCTACTCTGAAATGGTGCTCGTGCCAAGCCATAAGTATCTGGTAAAGCTGCAGGGGCTCGACCCCAACTCTGCCGCGTCGCTTGCATGCTCTGGCCTGACGGCATACACTGCCGTAAAGAAGGCGGGCGCGCAGCCAGGCGACACGCTTGTCATTGTAGGGGCTGGCGGCCTTGGGCTCATGGCAGTGCAGATTGCAAAGTCGATCACAAACGCAAGGATCGCGATTGTCGACATTGACGACAAGAAGCTGGCAGAGGCAAAGAGGCTGGGAGCCCACGAAGTGATCAACTCAGGGGCCAGCGACTCTGTCAAGGGTGTCAAGGACATCACAAACAACTTTGGCGCAGAGGCTGTCATTGACTTTGTGAACAACGCCAAGACGGCGCCAAACTCGCTCAACATGCTGAGGAAGAGGGGCCGGCTGGTCATGGTCGGGCTGTTCGGCGGGTCGCTTGAGCTAAACTTACCACTCATTCCATTGCGCGCATTCACGCTGACTGGCGCCTACACCGGCAAGTTTGCAGATCTGGTAGAGCTGGTGGCGCTTGCAAGAATGGATAAGATCCAGTCGGTAGTATCGAGAAAGTTCACGCTTGATCAGGCAAACAGCGCACTAGAAGAGCTGAAATCAGGCAAGATAATTGGAAGGGCAGTAATCAATCCCTAG
- a CDS encoding hydroxyacid dehydrogenase, which yields MQVSGKVLICDSIDQAGIDSMKRAGLTVDYKPEIKPAELTSSSVKDYDVIIVRSRTKITKEVIDAAANAKIIARVGVGLDNVDVRAAEAKKIRVINAPEAASVAVAELAIGLMISLARSIPRADAEGKRGNWIKKELMGTQLSGKYLGIVGVGNIGRNIGRMAKALRMNLIGYDPYPINREFISETGMIVTDLNTLLESSDFVTCHVPATPETRHMFNAERLAKMKPTAYLVNTSRGEIIDENALYEALKNGKIAGAALDVFEIEPPTNKQLLSLPNLICTPHIGAQTKEAQELASTVIAEKVIQILRGVI from the coding sequence ATGCAAGTCAGCGGCAAGGTGCTCATCTGTGACTCTATCGACCAGGCAGGCATCGACAGCATGAAGCGCGCGGGGCTCACTGTCGACTACAAGCCAGAGATAAAGCCGGCCGAGCTCACATCTTCTTCTGTCAAGGATTATGATGTCATCATCGTGCGAAGCAGGACCAAGATCACAAAGGAGGTAATCGACGCTGCTGCAAACGCCAAGATAATCGCCCGCGTAGGCGTCGGGCTTGACAACGTCGACGTAAGGGCCGCCGAAGCAAAAAAGATCAGAGTCATAAACGCACCCGAGGCAGCTTCTGTCGCGGTGGCCGAGCTTGCAATCGGGTTGATGATATCGCTTGCAAGAAGCATACCGAGGGCTGATGCAGAGGGCAAGCGCGGCAACTGGATCAAGAAAGAGCTTATGGGCACGCAGCTGTCAGGCAAGTATCTCGGCATTGTCGGCGTGGGCAACATTGGCCGGAACATCGGCAGGATGGCAAAGGCGCTGCGGATGAACCTGATCGGCTATGATCCGTACCCTATTAACCGCGAGTTTATCTCTGAAACTGGCATGATAGTCACCGACCTTAACACGCTGCTTGAAAGCTCTGACTTTGTCACGTGCCACGTGCCGGCGACCCCAGAGACAAGGCATATGTTCAACGCCGAGCGCCTGGCAAAGATGAAGCCCACTGCATACCTTGTCAACACGTCAAGGGGCGAGATAATAGACGAAAACGCGCTGTACGAGGCGCTAAAGAACGGCAAGATAGCCGGCGCGGCCTTGGACGTCTTTGAAATCGAGCCGCCAACTAACAAACAGCTGCTCAGCCTGCCGAACCTGATATGCACGCCCCACATTGGCGCGCAGACAAAAGAGGCGCAGGAGCTGGCTTCGACCGTGATTGCCGAAAAGGTGATCCAGATCCTGCGCGGCGTAATATAG
- a CDS encoding aspartate ammonia-lyase, producing MSFRTDKDSLGKIKVPSAAYYGPFTARAINQYKVTGQKAHINLIRAFVMIKRSAALANKELKALDAEKARAIVKACDEILAGKLLDQFVVEAINSGAGTAFNMNTNEVIANRALEILGKRKGSYEIISPNDHVNMSQSSNDTFPTAMHVAILLNMKETIASLDKLIASLQRKAKKFSGVVKIGRTHLMDAIPVTLGAEFEQYAFALKQARTMLVQSMDGLRYVGLGGTAVGTGANAPKGYRQLAIRNLSKISGLSLGPSDNMFYSLQSKFDVANCSSALRNLAIELNKMANDIRLMASGPTAGLAEILIPAVHAGSSIMPGKVNPSLAECLNMICFNVIGNDVSVAMAAQAGQFELNVMLPGMLKCVLDSTDMLKNFLPIFAANMVDGIEANSEKLESYIEKSPVLVTLLNPYIGYLKAAEIYKESLKTNKSIRELVLAKKLMTKEQLDSALSKKNILGS from the coding sequence ATGTCGTTCAGAACTGACAAAGATTCACTCGGCAAGATTAAGGTCCCATCTGCTGCATATTACGGCCCGTTCACTGCGCGGGCAATCAACCAGTATAAGGTGACTGGCCAGAAGGCCCACATCAACCTGATAAGGGCTTTTGTCATGATCAAGCGCTCTGCGGCGCTGGCAAACAAGGAGCTCAAGGCGCTTGACGCTGAAAAGGCAAGGGCCATTGTCAAGGCATGTGACGAAATTCTGGCCGGCAAGCTGCTCGACCAGTTTGTAGTCGAAGCGATCAATTCCGGCGCCGGCACTGCGTTCAACATGAATACGAACGAGGTCATTGCAAACAGGGCGCTTGAAATACTTGGCAAGAGAAAGGGCAGCTACGAGATTATCAGCCCTAACGACCATGTCAACATGTCGCAATCAAGCAACGACACGTTCCCCACCGCGATGCACGTCGCCATTCTGCTCAACATGAAAGAGACTATCGCCTCGCTTGACAAGCTGATTGCATCCCTGCAAAGGAAGGCAAAAAAGTTCTCAGGCGTTGTCAAGATAGGCAGGACGCACCTGATGGACGCGATCCCGGTGACCCTTGGTGCCGAGTTTGAGCAGTATGCTTTTGCGCTCAAGCAGGCAAGAACCATGCTAGTGCAGTCGATGGACGGCCTGCGCTATGTCGGCCTTGGCGGCACAGCCGTTGGCACGGGCGCCAACGCGCCTAAAGGCTATCGGCAGCTCGCAATAAGGAACCTATCGAAAATTTCTGGGCTGAGCCTAGGGCCGTCTGATAACATGTTTTACTCGCTTCAGAGCAAGTTCGATGTAGCCAACTGCTCGTCGGCTCTGCGCAACCTTGCGATAGAGCTGAACAAGATGGCAAATGATATCCGGCTCATGGCTTCGGGCCCGACCGCCGGCCTTGCAGAGATTCTCATACCGGCTGTCCATGCTGGCTCGTCCATAATGCCAGGTAAGGTCAACCCGTCACTTGCAGAGTGCCTCAACATGATCTGCTTTAACGTCATCGGCAACGACGTGTCAGTCGCGATGGCCGCGCAGGCCGGCCAGTTCGAGCTGAACGTGATGTTGCCAGGCATGCTAAAGTGCGTGCTCGACTCAACTGATATGCTAAAGAATTTCCTTCCAATATTTGCGGCCAACATGGTAGACGGCATCGAAGCAAACAGCGAAAAGCTAGAGTCATACATTGAAAAAAGCCCAGTGTTGGTCACATTGCTGAACCCATACATTGGCTACCTAAAGGCTGCAGAGATTTACAAAGAGTCGCTCAAGACGAACAAGAGCATCAGGGAACTGGTGCTTGCCAAAAAGCTGATGACAAAAGAGCAGCTTGATAGTGCGCTGTCAAAGAAAAACATCCTTGGCAGCTAG
- a CDS encoding 50S ribosomal protein L15e has translation MHSYMTQTWLRMWKENSDELKSKAIAWRTEPTIHRIERPSRLDRARRLGYKAKQGIVVVRARVGRGGMRKQRPVAGRRPKHIGVVHIKQGINMRKVAERRVSEKFPNLEVLGSYYLYKDGMNIWYEVVLADPSHPAISKDREMRGKLKAFAK, from the coding sequence ATGCACAGCTACATGACCCAGACTTGGCTTCGAATGTGGAAGGAGAATTCAGACGAGCTCAAGTCAAAGGCAATTGCTTGGAGGACAGAGCCGACCATTCACAGGATAGAGAGGCCAAGCAGGCTCGACAGGGCCAGAAGACTGGGCTACAAGGCAAAGCAGGGCATCGTAGTTGTGAGAGCCCGCGTGGGCAGGGGCGGTATGAGGAAGCAGCGCCCAGTGGCAGGCAGGAGACCAAAGCACATCGGCGTCGTCCACATCAAGCAAGGTATCAATATGCGCAAGGTCGCAGAGCGGAGAGTGAGTGAGAAGTTTCCCAACCTCGAAGTGCTCGGATCATACTACCTGTACAAGGATGGCATGAACATCTGGTACGAGGTCGTACTGGCAGACCCATCGCACCCTGCTATCTCCAAAGACAGAGAAATGCGCGGTAAGCTAAAAGCGTTTGCAAAGTAG